The bacterium genome contains the following window.
TGCCATGCTACGCCGCCTTCCTCCACAACTGATGGAGCAGGAAACCAACGATCGCTCCGCCGACAACAGCCGCGACCTTCGCGCTGCCCCCACCCTTAGCGAACACCAGCTCACCGCGCGCCCACGGGGCCAGCAGCGTGCGCCACACGGCCTCCTGGCACTCGTTGGCTTGGTAGATGTGCGCCTGCTTGTCGTCGGGCGGGAAGTCCGGTGGGTACACGCCCAGGATGAACAGCGCACCGATCCCAATCGCTTCCGCAACGGGGATGCCCAGGTCGATGTCGATCGGTTTCGCGCCCACGCTGTCGCCCAACGACAGGGCCGTCTCGCGCGTCCCTGGGTAGGTGGGCGGCAGGATCTTGGAGTGCGTGACGATCATCATCTTCTCGCCGCGCGACGCGCTGGAGGCGAAATCGAGCCAGTGCTGCCCAACCTTCGTGACCCTCCAGGTCTCGCCCTTCGCTCGCTCTGCGTACGAGGGCTGCGCGCCCTTCCACCCGCCGTGCATGCCATCCACCACGTACAACGCGCTCACCGCATCGGAGTCACCCGTGTTCTTGATGATCTGTCCGATGCCCCAGCCGCCTGCGGAAAAGCCCACAAGTCCGATGAGCCCGCTCGGGTCTGCGCCATGCTCTTCGATGAACGGACGCAGGAACTCGCCACCGTGCGCGTCCTGGTAGTTCTTGACCCAGGCCTGATGGTTGTCCGAGCCCGCAGCAGAGACGGGGATCGACAGCACGACCGGGCGCACAGATTCGTCAGGCCACAGCTCGCTCAGAAGCGGTCCGCAGATCGTCGGCGTGCAGGAGAAGTCGGTGATCAAGATGGGGCGGGGCATGTGGGTCTTCCTACTTCCAGTCGAACGCCTTCACCCAGAAGTCCAGCCCGGGTCCGTTGCCGAACGTGTGCTGAAGCCTCCTCGTGACAGCTTCCTCACACGCGGAGAAATTCGGCCCTACGCAGTCGATGTTCACCATCGTCACCAGTTGGTCTTCGTGACCCTTCTGCTTGCTGAAGTCCATACCCTTCGCAAGTACGTCCTGCGGAGCCCAAGCGTCCACAAGTTGGTAGTAGCGCTTCGTCTCGGAGATGACGGAGCTTTCCACTCGAACAACGCAGCGAATTTTGCCATCTGACATTTTCACGATCGTTCTCCTTCACCGCTGGTGCGTCTTGTCCGTCAGCGAGTCGTAGTGCTCACCTTTGTGGCCCTCGTGCAGCGTGCAATAGTGCCACCGGCTTCCCGCCTGCCACGCGAACTGGCAGCGGTTCGTGGGGTCCAGGAAGGAGTAGCCGTGGCGAGCGTTCGGGATCAGACGCTGCGTCGCATCGTCACACAGCGAGTCCATGTGCTGTCCACTGTGCCCCTTCTCCCTGGTGCACATAAACGTTCGCTTGCCGCTCTTCCACGTGTACTCGCACCGATTTGGGGGCTTCCAGCCCTGCGCCTTGGGATCCGTCAAGCGACTGTAGGCGTTGGGTGCCGCCCGGCCTGACAGAAACGACTTCACTTCATCCGGCGTGCCCTCGAAGATGCGGTGCCACGCGGGTTCGTCCGGTGCCGAAAGCTCGACGACCAGGATCGGAGCCCCACGCTTCTCGGACCAGTAGGCGCACTTCTTCAGGATGCGGACCTTGGCACCGGGGAAGCCCGCGACGTTGACGCCGCGGGAGTCGGTCGCGAACTTCTCCGCTTCCTGCGCGACCGTGGCAGCCTTCAAGGCTTCGATGCGAGGCACAGCGGCTTGAACTACGCGAGCGCTGACGTGAGAGCGCTGGGGAGTCTCGTTGTGACAAGCGTTCTTCTTCGCCCACGCGCTTGGTACTTCCTGTGCGAAAACCGTGTAGGACTTGCCAAGACGCTCAGACAGCCTGTCTCGCACAGCGGACTCGCAGGCTTTCTCGCTTGGGTCAGAGCACTCGACCACAACCTGTGTGATCTCTCTCTCGCCTTTCGTCGAACCCATCGGCGCGGTTGTCCGCAGATACGGATCTGCGCTCTTGATGTCTTCTCTCTTGAAACAATCAAGAATCATCTGCAAGTTGTGCTTATAACACCTGTTGAAAGGCTGCTCGATAACAACATAACAGATCATGACAACTCCTATATCGTCTCGACTTCAACCACCGGAGGGTTCCCCTCCCGATGCCCAACGATTCTCATTCTCCTGCCGAACAAAACCGTCTCCCTGTCATGCGCGGTAGGGGCGGCGAGGAGCCATTCCGAATGCTCTGTCGTCACAAACACATCCGTCGTCGGGCACGTCAGCTCTGCCACAACCGGGTTGCCGCGCACGACCGTCATCACGTGCTTGCCATACGCGTACTCTGTCGCCGCCTCAAACGATGGCGTCCACGACTCAAGAGGCCTCGTCTCGACAATCGTTCCGACCTTCGATGACAAGAGCTTGCCACCGTGCGCGCTGTGAAGACCTCGGTACACGGTGATGGTCGGCTTCCCGATTTTAGCTACCGTCTCGTCCGAAACCGCCTTCATTGCCAAAGCGATCTTCCTCGGATCGTAGTCCTCTTTCGCACGCTCGCCCGTGAACATGTCTCGCGTCGCGATCTGCATCTTGCCGGTGTCGTAGTGGTAGATCACGGTCCTGCTAAGCGCTCCTCGCGGGTCCAGCGTGAACCGGAACGTGCCGTCTTCGTCGTCGTACGGAGCCCCCGGTGTATCTGCCCCGGTGGCAAGCCCGCTCGCTTTCGCAATGCTCATCATCACGAGCGTCGGCTCGCAAACCGCAGACGCCCTCCACTGGCTGACCATGAACTCAAGGATCTGGCGCGTCACCGGGTCCGCAGACCAGTTGCGTCGCGCGCTTCGACTCCTTCGGCCAGCCATGCCCAGGATTCTACAACGACTCGCCAAATTCGACACGCGGCGCGACCCCGCCATCGGCCTGTCGCGAGATCGTATTGGTTACCGCTCGCTCTGCCACAGATCGCAGCAGAACATCTGCGGAGAATACGGCAACTTGGAAGCATCCTTCGGCTTGATACCCGTCGAAAGCCGCCAGTTCTGGTACCCGACGTTCGCGCACTGCGCTTGCCGGTTGAGCCACCCGCAGTTGGCGCACATGGCCCCGCCGCTTGGCACGCGGGAGCCCCACTTGTGGTCGGGCGGAAACGCGAACACCCCGTTCTTGATCCTGCACACGCACTGGCCACCGTCCGCGTGTGTCTCCATCTCGACGAGGTACGTGTAGTAGTGCTCGTTCTCGCGAATGTGCGCCATTGCGATGGCAAAGTAGACGAAGGGATCCCCGCGCGCGATGTCGGCGTGTTCCTGCTCCACCCACATGCCGACGACCATCTGCTCGACCTGATCGTCGTTCAGCGCAACGCCCAGGCGCGAAGCGATGTGCTTCACGTCCGCGTTGCTGAAACGCTTGCGAGCCATGACCTTACTTGGAGATGAGCGTCTTGATCGACGCCGCCGCGACGAGCACGCCGACGACGGCTGCGCCCATGGCGATCGGCTTGGCGTACTTGGTGATCGTCAGCACGATGCCCATGTACTTCTTCTCGTAGGCTGCGGCCAGCGTGTTGATCCGCTTCTCGGCGATCGGCAGCGCGATGTTCAGAAGCTCAGGGATCTTCGGCTTGGCTGCATCCACAAGTCCCGGGATCTTCGGCTTCACCACCGTGTCGATCACTTCGGCCAGCTTCGGCTTCGCCGTATCGATCAGCTCGGGCAGGCGTGCCTTCGCAACGTCGATCGCCATGTTCGCCACGACGGGGACGACCTGATTGATCTTCTCCTCGACGGGGGGCCACACCGCGCCCAGGATCTGCTGGGTCAGCTGGCTCGCGAGCGCCGACACGTCCAGCGACCCGGTGACGCTGAACCCGAGCCCCTGAAGGTTCGGGGCGGCTGAAAGTCTGCGAACGGGAGGAGCCTTGGGGTAGACCCGGTACATCTCGTACATAGGCCTGATTCTACCGCAGGATCACCGGAAACTGAAAGCGATCGGGTCCGCGATGAGAAGCTCGCCGGGCTGGGCTGGCGCAAGCGAAGCTCCCGCTCTGAACTCCACGCCCTTCCCGCTCTTGCCGAACAGCGTCAGCAGGGACCGCACGTCGGCCCAGGCGCTGTTGAACTCCGCAAAGACGGTCTTCAGGTCGGGGGCCTTGCACATCTCGATACAGGCCACCAGGACCGAGTTCGCGGCCTTCAGACCCGCGCCAGCCTTCGCCAGGGCGTCGCGCAA
Protein-coding sequences here:
- a CDS encoding DUF5661 family protein; this translates as MARKRFSNADVKHIASRLGVALNDDQVEQMVVGMWVEQEHADIARGDPFVYFAIAMAHIRENEHYYTYLVEMETHADGGQCVCRIKNGVFAFPPDHKWGSRVPSGGAMCANCGWLNRQAQCANVGYQNWRLSTGIKPKDASKLPYSPQMFCCDLWQSER